A window of the Burkholderia sp. 9120 genome harbors these coding sequences:
- the argH gene encoding argininosuccinate lyase, whose product MTSQLHKKGEAWSARFSEPMSELVKRYTSSVFFDKRLALVDIEGSLAHASMLAAQKIIADDDLAAIQRGMAQIQGEIERGEFEWQLDLEDVHLNIEARLTALIGDAGKRLHTGRSRNDQVATDIRLWLRGEIDRIGGLLTELRVALVDMAEKNASTIMPGFTHLQVAQPVTFGHHLLAYVEMFSRDAERMIDCRKRVNRLPLGAAALAGTSYPIDRHAVAKTLGFDGICANSLDAVSDRDFAIEFTAASALVMTHVSRFSEELVLWMSPRVGFIDLADRFCTGSSIMPQKKNPDVPELARGKTGRVNGHLIALLTLMKGQPLAYNKDNQEDKEPLFDTVDTVADTLRIFAEMVAGISVKPEAMRAAALQGFSTATDLADYLVKRGLPFRDAHEAVALAVRICADRGCDLADLSLEEMRADLPNVAHLIGDDVFSYLTLEGSVASRNHPGGTAPEQVLAAVKAARAALQ is encoded by the coding sequence ATGACGTCCCAACTGCACAAAAAAGGCGAAGCCTGGTCGGCTCGCTTCTCGGAGCCGATGTCGGAACTCGTCAAACGCTATACGTCGTCGGTCTTCTTCGACAAGCGTCTGGCGCTCGTCGATATCGAGGGATCGCTCGCGCACGCCTCGATGCTGGCCGCGCAGAAGATCATCGCCGACGACGACCTCGCCGCGATCCAACGCGGCATGGCGCAGATCCAGGGTGAAATCGAGCGCGGCGAGTTCGAGTGGCAACTCGACCTGGAAGACGTCCACCTGAATATCGAGGCGCGTCTGACCGCGCTGATCGGCGACGCCGGCAAGCGCCTGCACACCGGCCGCTCGCGTAACGACCAGGTCGCGACCGACATCCGTCTGTGGCTGCGCGGCGAGATCGACCGGATCGGCGGCTTGCTGACGGAACTGCGTGTGGCGCTCGTCGACATGGCGGAGAAGAACGCGTCGACCATCATGCCGGGCTTCACGCACCTGCAGGTCGCGCAGCCGGTCACGTTCGGGCATCACCTGCTCGCCTACGTCGAAATGTTTTCGCGCGACGCCGAGCGCATGATCGATTGCCGCAAGCGCGTGAACCGCCTGCCGCTGGGCGCCGCCGCGTTGGCCGGCACCAGCTATCCGATCGACCGTCACGCGGTGGCGAAAACGCTGGGCTTCGACGGCATCTGCGCGAACTCGCTCGACGCCGTTTCCGACCGCGACTTCGCGATCGAATTCACGGCCGCATCGGCACTGGTCATGACGCACGTGTCGCGCTTCTCCGAAGAGCTGGTGTTGTGGATGAGCCCGCGCGTCGGCTTTATCGATCTGGCCGATCGCTTCTGCACCGGTTCGTCGATCATGCCGCAGAAGAAGAACCCGGACGTGCCCGAACTCGCGCGCGGCAAGACCGGCCGTGTGAACGGCCATCTGATCGCGCTGCTGACGCTGATGAAAGGCCAGCCGCTCGCGTACAACAAAGACAATCAGGAAGACAAGGAACCGCTGTTCGACACCGTCGACACGGTCGCCGACACGCTGCGCATCTTCGCTGAAATGGTCGCGGGTATTTCGGTGAAGCCGGAAGCCATGCGCGCCGCCGCGTTGCAAGGCTTCTCCACCGCCACCGATCTGGCCGACTATCTGGTCAAGCGCGGCCTGCCGTTCCGCGACGCGCACGAAGCGGTCGCGCTGGCGGTGCGTATCTGTGCGGATCGCGGCTGCGATCTGGCGGATCTGTCGCTCGAGGAAATGCGCGCGGATCTGCCGAACGTCGCGCATCTGATCGGCGACGACGTGTTCTCGTATCTGACGCTGGAAGGGTCGGTGGCGAGCCGCAATCATCCGGGCGGCACGGCGCCGGAACAGGTGCTCGCGGCGGTGAAGGCAGCACGGGCGGCACTGCAGTAA
- a CDS encoding YXWGXW repeat-containing protein translates to MNKTLRVLLANTVLIAAGVAAVGSASAEEVVVIAPNAPPPVRYEVVPTARVGYVWDHGHWRWDHGRYVWAAGHWQAERVGFHWVPGHWDAFGPHYHWVAGHWA, encoded by the coding sequence ATGAACAAGACCTTGCGTGTGCTGCTCGCCAACACCGTTCTGATCGCCGCCGGCGTCGCTGCCGTGGGATCGGCTTCGGCCGAAGAAGTCGTGGTGATCGCGCCGAACGCGCCGCCGCCCGTGCGTTACGAAGTCGTACCGACTGCGCGCGTCGGCTATGTGTGGGATCACGGTCACTGGCGTTGGGACCATGGCCGCTATGTGTGGGCCGCAGGTCACTGGCAAGCCGAACGCGTCGGCTTTCATTGGGTGCCGGGCCACTGGGACGCATTCGGTCCGCATTACCACTGGGTCGCAGGCCACTGGGCTTAA
- the ppc gene encoding phosphoenolpyruvate carboxylase, which produces MKTVKTDKATPAAAGVTAPQLQAVSKDTKVSAPKTNGRTREDKDHPLFQDIRYLGRLLGDVLREQEGDAVFDVVETIRQTAVRFRREDDSAAAQTLDKKLRSLSPEQTVSVVRAFSYFSHLANIAEDRHRNRRHRIHALAGSTSQPGTIAHALERLVAAGAAATPVLQQFFNEALIVPVLTAHPTEVQRKSILDAQHDVARLLAERDQQLTDRERTHNEAMLRARVTSLWQTRMLRDTRLSVADEIENALSFYRATFLEEIPALYADIEEALAEHGLEARLPPFFQMGSWIGGDRDGNPNVTAETLENAITRQAAVIFEHYMEQVHKLGAELSVSNLLAGASEPLKALAAASPDQSPHRTDEPYRRALIGMYTRLAASARVRLGEGSVPVRSAGRGAAPVRAIPYDDSADFVRDLHVLMDSLAEHHGAPLAAPRLSPLARAAEVFGFHLASIDLRQSSDVHEAVIAELLKRAGVVEDYAALSEADKLVVLLAELAQPRPLRLPYAEYSDLVKSELGVLEEARVTREKFGARAVRNYIISHTETVSDLVEVMLLQKETGLLHGRLGDANDPARAGLMVIPLFETIPDLRNAPHIMRDLISLPGVDALIEHQGNEQEVMLGYSDSNKDGGFLTSNWELYRAELALVSLFNQRGVTLRLFHGRGGTVGRGGGPTYQAILSQPPGTVDGQIRLTEQGEVIASKFGNPEIGRRNLETVVAATLEASLLPHGNTPAQLPEFEETMQQLSDAAMASYRALVYETPGFKEYFFESTPIAEIAELNIGSRPASRKLQDPKQRKIEDLRAIPWGFSWGQCRLLLTGWYGFGSAVAAHLDSAPSDAERARRLTLLKKMHKSWPFFSNLLSNMDMVLAKTDLAVASRYAALVSDKKLRKHVFERIVAEWERTSKVLSEITGKSERLAENPLLARSIKNRFPYLDPLNHLQVELLKRHRAGDTNARVRRGIHLSINGIAAGLRNTG; this is translated from the coding sequence ATGAAAACCGTCAAGACGGACAAGGCCACACCGGCTGCGGCCGGCGTGACTGCGCCGCAGTTGCAGGCCGTGTCGAAAGACACCAAGGTTTCCGCGCCGAAAACCAACGGCCGCACGCGCGAAGACAAGGACCACCCGCTGTTCCAGGACATCCGTTATCTGGGACGCCTGCTCGGCGACGTGCTGCGCGAGCAGGAAGGCGACGCGGTGTTCGACGTCGTCGAAACGATCCGTCAGACGGCGGTGCGCTTTCGCCGCGAGGACGACAGCGCGGCCGCGCAAACGCTCGACAAGAAACTGCGCTCGCTGAGCCCGGAGCAAACGGTCAGCGTGGTGCGCGCGTTCAGCTACTTCTCGCATCTGGCGAATATCGCCGAAGACCGCCACCGCAACCGCCGTCACCGGATTCACGCGCTGGCCGGCTCGACCTCGCAGCCGGGCACGATCGCCCATGCGCTCGAGCGGCTGGTCGCCGCCGGCGCGGCCGCGACGCCGGTGCTGCAGCAGTTCTTCAACGAAGCGCTGATCGTGCCGGTGCTGACCGCGCACCCCACCGAGGTGCAGCGCAAGAGCATTCTCGACGCGCAGCACGACGTCGCCCGTCTGCTTGCCGAGCGCGACCAGCAACTGACCGATCGCGAGCGCACGCACAATGAAGCGATGCTGCGCGCACGCGTCACGTCGCTGTGGCAAACGCGCATGCTGCGCGACACGCGTCTGTCCGTCGCCGACGAAATCGAAAACGCGCTGTCGTTCTATCGCGCCACCTTCCTCGAAGAAATCCCGGCGCTGTACGCCGATATCGAAGAAGCGCTCGCCGAGCACGGCCTCGAAGCGCGTCTGCCGCCGTTCTTCCAGATGGGTAGCTGGATCGGCGGCGACCGCGACGGCAATCCGAACGTCACGGCCGAAACGCTGGAAAACGCGATCACCCGCCAGGCCGCGGTGATCTTCGAACACTACATGGAGCAGGTCCACAAGCTCGGTGCGGAGTTGTCGGTGTCGAACCTGCTGGCGGGCGCGAGCGAGCCGCTCAAGGCGCTCGCCGCCGCGTCGCCCGACCAGTCGCCGCACCGCACCGACGAGCCGTATCGCCGTGCGTTGATCGGCATGTACACGCGGCTCGCCGCCAGCGCGCGCGTGCGTCTGGGCGAAGGCAGCGTGCCGGTGCGCAGCGCCGGCCGCGGCGCGGCGCCGGTGCGTGCGATCCCGTACGACGACTCCGCCGACTTCGTGCGCGATCTGCACGTGCTGATGGATTCGCTCGCCGAGCATCACGGCGCGCCGCTGGCCGCGCCGCGTCTGTCGCCGCTCGCGCGCGCCGCCGAAGTATTCGGCTTCCACCTCGCGAGCATCGACCTGCGTCAAAGCTCGGACGTTCACGAAGCCGTGATCGCCGAATTGCTCAAGCGCGCGGGCGTCGTGGAAGACTACGCGGCGCTGTCGGAAGCGGACAAGCTGGTCGTGCTGCTCGCCGAACTGGCACAGCCGCGTCCGTTGCGTCTGCCGTATGCCGAGTATTCCGATCTCGTGAAGAGCGAACTCGGCGTGCTCGAAGAAGCCCGTGTGACGCGTGAAAAATTCGGCGCGCGCGCGGTGCGCAACTACATCATTTCGCACACGGAAACGGTCAGCGATCTGGTCGAAGTGATGTTGCTGCAAAAGGAAACCGGCCTGCTGCACGGCCGTCTGGGCGACGCCAACGATCCGGCGCGCGCGGGCCTGATGGTGATTCCGCTGTTCGAGACGATTCCCGACTTGCGCAACGCGCCGCACATCATGCGCGACCTGATTTCGCTGCCGGGCGTCGACGCGCTGATCGAACATCAGGGCAACGAGCAGGAAGTCATGCTCGGCTATTCGGACAGCAATAAAGACGGCGGTTTCCTCACGTCGAACTGGGAGCTGTACCGCGCCGAACTCGCGCTGGTGTCGCTGTTCAACCAGCGCGGCGTGACGCTGCGGCTGTTCCATGGCCGCGGCGGCACCGTCGGCCGAGGGGGCGGTCCGACCTATCAGGCGATTCTGTCGCAGCCGCCGGGCACCGTCGACGGTCAGATCCGTTTGACCGAGCAAGGCGAAGTGATTGCCAGCAAGTTCGGCAATCCGGAAATCGGCCGGCGCAATCTGGAAACGGTCGTGGCCGCGACGCTCGAAGCGTCGTTGCTGCCGCACGGCAATACGCCCGCGCAGTTGCCCGAGTTCGAAGAGACCATGCAGCAGTTGTCGGACGCGGCCATGGCGTCGTATCGCGCGCTGGTCTATGAAACGCCGGGCTTCAAGGAGTACTTCTTCGAGTCGACGCCGATCGCCGAGATCGCCGAGCTGAACATCGGCAGCCGGCCGGCTTCGCGCAAACTGCAGGATCCGAAGCAACGCAAGATCGAAGATCTGCGCGCGATTCCGTGGGGCTTCTCGTGGGGCCAATGCCGTTTGCTGCTGACCGGCTGGTATGGTTTCGGCAGCGCGGTGGCCGCGCATCTGGACAGCGCGCCGAGCGACGCCGAACGCGCGCGCCGTCTCACGTTGCTGAAGAAAATGCACAAGAGCTGGCCGTTCTTCTCGAACCTGCTGTCGAACATGGACATGGTGCTGGCGAAGACCGACCTCGCCGTCGCTTCGCGTTATGCGGCGCTGGTGTCGGACAAGAAGCTGCGCAAGCACGTGTTCGAGCGGATCGTCGCGGAGTGGGAACGCACGTCGAAGGTTTTGTCGGAAATCACCGGCAAGAGCGAGCGGCTCGCGGAGAATCCGCTGCTCGCGCGTTCGATCAAGAACCGCTTTCCGTATCTCGATCCGCTGAACCACTTGCAGGTGGAGTTGCTCAAGCGTCACCGCGCGGGCGACACCAACGCACGTGTGCGGCGCGGGATTCACCTGAGCATCAACGGGATTGCGGCGGGGCTGCGCAATACGGGTTAA
- the waaC gene encoding lipopolysaccharide heptosyltransferase I has product MKRVLIVKVTSLGDIVQALPVVADIKRAFPGVQVDWASDESFSEVVHWSESVDRVLSAPLRRFKKARRWADFKAIAASIAELRAYRYDYVVDIHGVYKSAIIAFLTRSSRRIGYQNQDLGERGAAFAYTGRFGPRPQCDAWHGMRVSTSEALGYVVEGPPIYNLRLPEPAKPPFGGETAPVAAFFHATSKDDKKWPLSHWAAVGRELAQRGFKVVLPWGSEGERAEAEQIAAQVPGSTVLPKMSVTEIAQMIDACALVVGTDTGFVHLAHALLKRTVMIFVATSPSHCGIHAPFRSISIGDGGAMPSVSDALEAIDYVHTEPHDVALHHHDSAA; this is encoded by the coding sequence CTGAAGCGAGTCCTTATCGTTAAGGTCACTTCACTCGGCGATATCGTACAGGCGTTGCCCGTGGTCGCCGATATCAAGCGCGCGTTCCCCGGCGTTCAGGTGGACTGGGCATCGGACGAATCCTTCTCCGAGGTGGTGCACTGGAGCGAAAGCGTGGACCGCGTGCTGTCCGCGCCGTTGCGGCGCTTCAAAAAAGCCCGCCGCTGGGCCGATTTCAAGGCGATCGCGGCGTCGATCGCCGAGTTGCGGGCGTACCGCTACGACTATGTCGTCGACATTCATGGTGTCTACAAGAGCGCGATCATCGCCTTTCTGACGCGTTCGTCGCGGCGTATCGGCTATCAGAACCAGGATCTGGGCGAGCGTGGCGCCGCGTTTGCGTACACCGGGCGCTTCGGCCCGCGTCCGCAGTGCGATGCGTGGCACGGCATGCGCGTGAGCACGAGCGAGGCGCTGGGTTATGTCGTGGAAGGCCCGCCCATCTACAACCTGCGTTTGCCCGAGCCGGCCAAACCTCCGTTCGGCGGTGAGACCGCGCCGGTAGCGGCGTTCTTTCACGCCACCTCGAAAGACGACAAAAAATGGCCGCTCAGTCATTGGGCCGCGGTTGGCCGCGAATTGGCGCAGCGCGGTTTCAAGGTGGTGTTGCCGTGGGGTTCGGAAGGCGAGCGCGCCGAGGCGGAGCAGATCGCCGCCCAGGTGCCGGGCTCGACCGTGTTGCCGAAAATGAGCGTGACTGAAATCGCGCAAATGATCGACGCCTGCGCGCTGGTGGTGGGCACCGATACCGGCTTCGTCCATCTGGCGCACGCGTTGCTCAAGCGCACCGTGATGATCTTCGTGGCGACCTCGCCATCGCATTGCGGTATCCATGCGCCGTTCCGCTCGATCTCGATCGGCGACGGCGGCGCCATGCCGTCCGTCAGCGACGCGCTCGAAGCGATCGACTACGTCCACACCGAGCCGCACGACGTGGCCCTGCATCATCACGATTCGGCGGCCTGA
- a CDS encoding MFS transporter, which produces MSTSPISAAQPNAAGQNSSARIIFASFIGTAIEFYDFYVYATAAALVIGPVFFPHGSATAQALSAFVTFGIAFVARPIGSFLFGHFGDRIGRKSTLVASLLVMGVSTTLIGFVPGYDSIGSLAPILLCVLRFGQGIGLGGEWGGAALLATENAPAGKRGWFGMFPQLGPSVGFLASNGLFFALALSLSDEQFRSWGWRVPFLVSAVLVALGLYVRLKIAETPAFKAAIERKERVKVPIATLLSQHWLPTLLGALAMVVCYTLFYNATTFSLSYGVSVLHIPRPTFLGMLCIAVVFMALATPLSAWAADRYGRKPVLLVGIVAAILSGFTMAPLLGSGQTPLVLLFLVIELFLMGVTFAPMGALLPELFPTNVRYTGAGVSYNLGGILGASVAPYIASVLAAHGGLPWVGAYVSIAAAVSMIGVLCMRETRDTQLM; this is translated from the coding sequence ATGTCCACTTCGCCGATTTCCGCGGCCCAGCCCAATGCGGCCGGGCAGAACAGTAGCGCGCGGATCATCTTCGCGAGCTTTATCGGCACCGCGATCGAGTTCTACGATTTCTATGTCTATGCGACCGCCGCCGCGCTCGTGATCGGACCGGTGTTTTTCCCGCACGGCTCGGCGACCGCTCAGGCGTTGTCGGCCTTCGTCACGTTCGGCATCGCGTTCGTCGCTCGGCCAATCGGCTCGTTCCTGTTCGGCCATTTCGGCGACCGGATCGGCCGTAAATCGACGCTGGTGGCTTCGCTGCTCGTGATGGGTGTGTCCACCACGCTGATCGGCTTCGTGCCCGGCTACGACTCGATCGGCAGCCTCGCGCCGATCCTGTTGTGCGTGCTGCGCTTCGGGCAAGGCATCGGTCTGGGCGGCGAATGGGGCGGCGCCGCACTGCTCGCCACCGAAAACGCGCCGGCCGGCAAACGCGGCTGGTTCGGCATGTTCCCGCAGCTCGGGCCGTCGGTCGGTTTTCTGGCGTCCAACGGTCTGTTCTTCGCGCTGGCTCTGTCGTTGAGCGACGAGCAGTTCCGTAGCTGGGGCTGGCGCGTACCGTTCCTCGTCAGCGCGGTGCTGGTTGCGCTCGGTTTGTACGTGCGTTTGAAAATCGCCGAAACGCCGGCCTTCAAGGCCGCGATCGAACGCAAGGAACGCGTCAAGGTGCCGATCGCGACACTGCTGTCGCAACACTGGCTGCCCACGCTGCTCGGCGCGCTCGCCATGGTGGTCTGCTACACGCTGTTCTACAACGCGACGACGTTTTCGTTGTCGTACGGCGTCTCGGTGCTGCATATTCCGCGACCGACGTTCCTCGGCATGCTGTGCATCGCCGTCGTCTTCATGGCGCTCGCTACGCCGCTGTCGGCCTGGGCCGCGGACCGCTACGGGCGCAAGCCGGTGCTGCTCGTCGGCATTGTCGCGGCGATCCTGTCGGGCTTCACGATGGCGCCGCTGCTCGGCAGCGGACAGACGCCGCTGGTGCTGCTGTTCCTCGTGATCGAGCTGTTCCTGATGGGCGTGACCTTCGCGCCGATGGGCGCGCTGCTGCCCGAGCTGTTTCCGACCAACGTGCGCTATACCGGTGCAGGCGTGTCGTATAACCTCGGCGGGATTCTCGGCGCGTCCGTGGCGCCTTACATCGCCTCGGTGCTGGCGGCGCACGGCGGCCTGCCGTGGGTCGGCGCGTATGTGTCGATCGCCGCGGCGGTCAGCATGATCGGCGTGCTGTGCATGCGCGAAACGCGCGACACCCAACTGATGTGA
- a CDS encoding NIPSNAP family protein — translation MVTCYLRYIIDPYKLKEFEHYGKLWIPLVEKFGGRHHGYFLPSEGASNVALAMFTFESLAAYEAYRIQSTDDAECQAAFAYAQATRCIVSYERSFFRPVFA, via the coding sequence ATGGTCACCTGCTATCTGCGCTACATCATCGACCCGTACAAGCTGAAAGAATTCGAGCATTACGGCAAGCTGTGGATTCCGCTGGTCGAGAAATTCGGCGGCCGGCATCACGGCTATTTTTTGCCGTCCGAAGGCGCGAGCAACGTCGCGCTCGCCATGTTTACATTCGAATCACTGGCGGCTTACGAGGCTTACCGTATTCAGTCAACGGACGATGCCGAATGCCAGGCCGCATTCGCGTACGCGCAGGCAACGCGTTGCATCGTGAGTTATGAGCGCAGTTTTTTTCGTCCGGTTTTCGCCTGA
- a CDS encoding class I SAM-dependent methyltransferase, protein MKHHDQVADAFGSTAAAYLTSQTHATGADLQTLATSIAATPDATVLDMGCGAGHASFAVAKHAKEVVAYDIAPQMLATVEGAAKERGLANIRTQQGAAEKLPFADHSFDWVISRMSAHHWHDVPLALAEVRRVAKPGGKVLFIDIAGSDHPLLNTHLQAVEVLRDGSHIRDYRADEWVAFFEAAGFQASIRERWRIDIEFSSWVARMRTPEPRVVAIRSLWTHSPDEVRAYFDVQEDGSFKLDALMVEAH, encoded by the coding sequence ATGAAGCATCACGATCAGGTCGCCGACGCCTTCGGCTCGACCGCCGCCGCGTATTTGACGAGTCAGACCCATGCCACCGGCGCCGATCTGCAGACGCTGGCGACGTCGATCGCCGCGACGCCGGACGCGACGGTGCTCGACATGGGATGCGGCGCGGGCCACGCGAGCTTCGCGGTCGCTAAGCATGCGAAAGAGGTGGTCGCGTACGACATCGCGCCGCAAATGCTCGCCACGGTCGAAGGCGCGGCGAAAGAGCGCGGCCTCGCGAACATTCGCACGCAGCAGGGCGCGGCGGAAAAGCTGCCGTTCGCCGATCACAGCTTCGACTGGGTGATCAGCCGGATGAGCGCGCACCACTGGCACGACGTGCCGCTCGCGCTCGCGGAAGTGCGGCGTGTGGCGAAGCCGGGTGGCAAGGTGTTGTTTATCGATATCGCCGGTAGCGATCATCCGTTGCTCAATACGCACTTGCAGGCGGTCGAGGTGTTGCGCGACGGTTCGCATATCCGCGATTACCGCGCCGACGAATGGGTCGCATTTTTCGAAGCGGCGGGATTTCAGGCGTCGATTCGCGAGCGCTGGCGCATCGATATCGAATTCAGTTCGTGGGTGGCGCGCATGCGCACGCCGGAGCCGCGGGTCGTAGCGATCCGTTCGCTGTGGACCCATTCGCCGGACGAGGTGCGCGCCTATTTCGACGTGCAGGAAGATGGCTCGTTCAAGCTCGATGCGCTGATGGTCGAGGCGCACTAA
- a CDS encoding energy transducer TonB, producing MAFAMTACTFTPPTRPALTIPPAAINSATLDQYRDAVARRIIERNPSYVLRGTPQAMLRSLVVVSFTVDRNGRVLQSSVYRTNGDDEAESTALATLRRASPLPQPPGKLLDGRGQLELFEDWLFNDDGKFQLRELASPQAQTID from the coding sequence ATGGCGTTCGCCATGACCGCCTGCACGTTCACGCCGCCAACCCGCCCGGCCCTCACGATACCGCCCGCCGCCATCAACAGCGCGACGCTCGATCAGTATCGCGACGCCGTCGCGCGACGCATCATCGAACGCAATCCGTCCTATGTGTTGCGCGGCACGCCGCAAGCCATGCTGCGTTCGCTGGTGGTGGTGTCGTTCACGGTGGATCGCAACGGCCGCGTGCTGCAGTCGTCGGTGTATCGCACCAATGGTGACGACGAAGCCGAAAGCACCGCGCTCGCCACCTTGCGACGCGCTTCGCCGCTGCCGCAACCGCCCGGCAAATTGCTCGACGGACGCGGCCAGCTTGAACTGTTCGAAGACTGGCTCTTCAACGACGACGGCAAATTCCAGTTGCGCGAACTGGCCTCGCCGCAAGCGCAAACCATCGACTGA
- a CDS encoding helix-turn-helix transcriptional regulator: protein MTTPPTADHPPPLEATPARALGDFIRAHRERLSPQAVGLPPGPRRRTPGLRREEVAQLCGVSPTWYTWIEQGRPVSASAEALARIAVALQLSRAERAYLFELAAQRDPAEPDPAAAEAPATLLETVRLVNAPAYVLDRQWTALAWNERAADLFVGWLDGAHDRNLLRYTFTEPAASELIVDWETRARRLAAEFRADSIRHLNDAPTRALIDSLSAASDAFTRFWASQDVGGREGGRREFNHPRDGRIVYDQITFKPAHREDLKLVVLVRE from the coding sequence ATGACCACGCCGCCCACCGCCGACCACCCGCCGCCGCTCGAAGCCACCCCCGCCCGCGCGCTCGGCGACTTCATCCGCGCTCACCGCGAGCGCCTGTCGCCGCAAGCGGTCGGCCTGCCGCCCGGTCCGCGCCGCCGCACGCCCGGCCTGCGGCGCGAGGAAGTCGCGCAACTGTGCGGCGTGAGCCCGACCTGGTACACGTGGATCGAGCAAGGGCGGCCGGTGTCGGCTTCCGCCGAGGCGCTCGCGCGGATCGCGGTCGCGTTGCAGTTGTCGCGCGCCGAGCGGGCCTATCTGTTCGAGCTGGCCGCCCAGCGCGATCCGGCCGAGCCCGATCCGGCCGCCGCCGAGGCGCCTGCCACGCTGCTCGAAACCGTGCGGCTGGTCAACGCGCCGGCCTATGTGCTCGACCGTCAGTGGACCGCGCTGGCGTGGAACGAGCGCGCCGCCGACCTGTTCGTCGGCTGGCTGGACGGCGCGCACGACCGCAATCTGCTGCGCTACACCTTCACCGAACCCGCCGCGAGCGAGCTGATCGTCGACTGGGAAACGCGCGCGCGGCGGCTCGCCGCCGAGTTTCGCGCCGACTCGATCCGCCATCTGAACGACGCGCCCACGCGCGCGCTGATCGACTCCCTCAGCGCCGCCAGCGACGCGTTCACGCGCTTCTGGGCGTCGCAGGACGTCGGCGGCCGCGAGGGCGGGCGGCGCGAATTCAACCATCCGCGCGACGGCCGCATCGTTTATGACCAGATCACGTTCAAACCCGCGCATCGTGAGGATCTGAAGCTGGTGGTGCTGGTGCGCGAGTAG
- a CDS encoding chloride channel protein — protein sequence MSRAYPLLSSGIVRRARRLWRQYGIFWLGAIAVGLVAVLYARLIDWGYGEFRTMQQQHVWAPLIVTPAVAALAVWLTRKFFRGAEGSGIPQVIATLHSKPSEYGARLLSFRILFGKIAVSFLAILGGFTIGREGPTVQVGAALMFNLRRLYPRSNALIERQLVLAGAAAGLSAAFNTPLAGIVFAIEELTRSFEARASGVLITAIIIAGVIALGLNGNYTYFGTIQIGAHFPDLLALAVLLTAIVTGIAGGVFGWLLLNTARWIPAPLRQLHGERPVAFAALCGFAIAVVGLISGGTTFGSGYAEARGLLDGHEHLSVFYPFLKMISMVGSYLPGIPGGIFAPSLSIGAGFGNLLHMVFGSMQLPMLIALAMVGYLAAVTQSPITSFVIVMEMIDGHALVISLMATALIASRVARLFAPPLYESLAERYMKPLPQPAPAPVPEVPEVEAPEPVVVNEADDADETNNTAEHKTRDSVQGLTENNAKNDAENGTDTPRQ from the coding sequence ATGTCCCGCGCTTACCCTCTTCTTTCTTCCGGAATCGTGCGTCGCGCGAGACGCCTGTGGCGGCAATACGGCATTTTCTGGCTCGGCGCGATCGCCGTCGGCCTGGTGGCCGTGCTGTATGCCCGATTGATCGATTGGGGCTACGGCGAATTTCGCACGATGCAGCAACAGCACGTGTGGGCGCCGCTGATCGTGACGCCCGCGGTCGCCGCACTGGCGGTCTGGCTCACGCGCAAATTCTTCCGCGGCGCCGAAGGCAGCGGTATTCCGCAAGTCATTGCCACGCTGCATTCGAAACCCAGTGAGTACGGCGCGCGCCTGCTGTCGTTCCGGATTCTGTTCGGCAAGATCGCCGTGTCGTTCCTGGCGATTCTCGGCGGCTTCACGATCGGTCGCGAAGGGCCCACCGTGCAGGTGGGCGCCGCGCTGATGTTCAATCTGCGGCGGCTCTATCCGCGTTCGAACGCGCTGATCGAGCGGCAACTGGTACTGGCCGGCGCGGCGGCGGGTCTGTCGGCGGCGTTCAACACGCCGCTCGCCGGGATCGTCTTCGCGATCGAAGAGCTCACGCGCAGCTTCGAAGCCCGCGCGAGCGGCGTGCTGATTACCGCGATCATCATCGCCGGTGTGATCGCGCTCGGCTTGAACGGCAACTACACCTATTTCGGCACCATCCAGATCGGCGCGCATTTCCCCGATCTGCTGGCGCTCGCCGTGCTGCTTACCGCGATCGTCACCGGCATCGCGGGCGGTGTGTTCGGCTGGCTGCTGCTGAACACCGCGCGCTGGATTCCGGCGCCGCTGCGTCAATTGCATGGCGAGCGGCCGGTCGCGTTCGCCGCGCTGTGCGGTTTTGCGATCGCGGTGGTCGGCCTGATCTCGGGCGGCACGACTTTCGGCAGCGGCTATGCGGAAGCGCGCGGACTGCTGGACGGACATGAGCATCTGTCGGTGTTCTATCCGTTTCTGAAAATGATCTCGATGGTCGGCTCGTATTTGCCGGGGATACCGGGCGGCATCTTCGCGCCGTCGCTGTCGATCGGTGCAGGCTTCGGCAATCTGCTGCACATGGTGTTCGGCTCGATGCAATTGCCCATGCTGATCGCGCTGGCCATGGTCGGCTATCTGGCCGCCGTCACGCAGTCGCCGATCACGTCGTTCGTGATCGTCATGGAAATGATCGACGGTCACGCGCTGGTGATTTCGCTGATGGCGACCGCGTTGATTGCGAGCCGCGTCGCGCGTCTGTTCGCGCCGCCGTTGTACGAGTCGCTGGCGGAGCGCTATATGAAGCCGCTGCCGCAACCGGCACCCGCGCCCGTGCCGGAAGTCCCCGAGGTCGAGGCGCCGGAACCCGTGGTCGTCAATGAAGCCGACGATGCCGACGAAACCAACAATACGGCGGAACATAAAACCCGGGACAGCGTTCAAGGCCTCACTGAAAACAACGCCAAGAACGACGCTGAAAACGGCACCGACACACCGCGTCAATAA